From one Diorhabda carinulata isolate Delta chromosome 12, icDioCari1.1, whole genome shotgun sequence genomic stretch:
- the LOC130900342 gene encoding protein grindelwald: MWRYCTLLLCFFVVSIESQGLAATTTVKCGEKVCNLYEYCSKFDGSCQLCSDICNSTHHNFDKYQCEERCQTYLHDIRYVKLDGGVSGNEDLKATVKQLSNMVTVTLTLVCLLLVVLAFFLCFQFYRWKEKKNITFASLKDKLFGKKTGDVNTAATNNVPEPSFKKGGDLRLDITSNASHSDHSPVTLSTSISRRPAEDSTLDYAYDNHGMTPASR, encoded by the exons ATGTGGCGGTATTGTACGttattattgtgtttttttgttgtttctattGAAAGTCAAGGATTGGCGGCTACGACAACTGTTAAATGCGGTGAAAAAGTATGTAACTTGTATGAATACTGTTCGAAATTTGACGGATCGTGTCAATTATGTAGTGATATTTGCAATAGTACCCATCATAATTTCGATAAGTATCAATGCGAAGAAAGATGTCAAA CTTACTTACACGATATTCGATATGTGAAACTAGATGGTGGTGTATCTGGAAACGAAGACCTCAAAg CAACCGTAAAGCAGCTTTCGAATATGGTAACAGTAACTCTGACATTAGTATGTCTTCTGCTAGTGGTTCTTGCGTTTTTCCTCTGTTTCCAGTTCTACAgatggaaagaaaaaaagaacATAACATTCGCATCTCTAAAGGacaaactttttggaaaaaag acCGGTGACGTGAATACAGCAGCAACAAACAACGTACCTGAACCGTCGTTTAAGAAGGGGGGAGATCTAAGACTGGACATCACGTCCAACGCATCACATTCAGATCATAGTCCTGTCACTTTATCCACATCTATCAGCAGACGTCCAGCTGAAGACAGCACACTTGATTACGCTTACGACAACCACGGTATGACTCCTGCATCACGGTGA